The following coding sequences lie in one Aquabacterium olei genomic window:
- a CDS encoding H-NS family nucleoid-associated regulatory protein, whose product MSTYQDLVAKRDELTRQAAELEKQLQEARRAERSGVIAQIKSLMAEHELTVADLGGKTSKANGTSSTAGRKVAPKYRNASTGETWTGRGLQPKWIQAAIASGKKLEDFAI is encoded by the coding sequence ATGAGCACGTACCAAGATCTCGTCGCCAAACGTGATGAACTGACCCGCCAGGCCGCCGAACTGGAAAAGCAACTGCAGGAAGCGCGTCGTGCCGAACGCTCTGGTGTGATTGCGCAAATCAAGTCGCTGATGGCCGAGCATGAGTTGACGGTGGCCGACCTGGGCGGCAAGACGAGCAAGGCCAATGGCACATCCTCGACGGCGGGCCGCAAGGTGGCCCCGAAGTACCGCAATGCCAGCACCGGCGAGACCTGGACGGGTCGGGGCCTGCAGCCGAAGTGGATTCAGGCCGCCATTGCCTCGGGCAAGAAGCTTGAAGATTTCGCGATCTGA
- a CDS encoding M16 family metallopeptidase, producing the protein MLLSDRLLPASTAGSAARQPAPPSAPCRRSLTAVAMAACLALSALQPVDVRAAPARATASRTSAPVLEAQVEGISAYRLANGLQVLLIADASKPTTTVNMTYRVGSRHENYGETGMAHLLEHMLFKGTPRHPQVWSEFNKRGFRANGSTWFDRTNYFASFSANDDNLRWYLDWQADAMVNSFIARKDLDSEMTVVRNEMEMGENNPSRILFEKTLATMYQWHNYGKSTIGARTDVEGVDIGQLQAFYRRHYQPDNATLIISGKFDPAKVLGWVQASFGRIPKPTRTLSTDYTLDPVQDGERAVTLRRVGGVPLVYAGYHVMPGAHADYAAIELLSIILGDTPSGRLHRALTEQQLAAGVFAFSEGLKDPGFMLLGAQLGPEQDVAAARTALTQAVESFRSQPVTAEELARARAKWLKAWDAGFSDPQHVGVALSEAVAQGDWRLFFLTRDRVKAISLDDVQRVARSVFLTSNRTLGEYHPTASPERAPQPVAVDVARELRSFKPQVAEAQAEAFDASPANIDARTQRSTLPSGMNVALLPKSTRGQAVKANLTLRFGTADTLRDWDVTPEALAALLDKGTAELSRQQFQDRLDALQAEVGFAAGPGQIQVSMSTRREHLPELVKLVSQALRRPALPAPSLEEVRRQALAAVAEQRKEPEALLQEALARHGNPYPKGDVRYAPTFAETESWWRELALQRVQEFHRRFVSASHAQFAAVGDFDAQAVSQALSEGFGDWRGAEPFERVPDPLVPLPAANLKIATPDKQNAAMSVLLPVPLQDTDADYPAFMLANHLLGSGGDSRLWNRIREKDGLSYNVYSAVQWNPLERHSEWTAAAIFAPQNRDRVEAAFREELTRALAQGFTQAEFEAGKRGLLNFRRLARAQDARLSAALASNLYLSRGFDVAARVDAQLEALTLDQVNAALRRYLKPSDLVMGWAGDFKDARPKP; encoded by the coding sequence ATGTTGCTTTCTGATCGCCTTCTGCCTGCCTCCACTGCCGGTTCGGCTGCCCGGCAGCCCGCCCCCCCGTCGGCGCCATGCCGTCGCAGCCTGACTGCCGTGGCCATGGCCGCCTGCCTGGCGCTGAGTGCACTGCAGCCGGTCGACGTGCGGGCGGCACCGGCGCGTGCCACGGCGTCCCGGACCTCGGCACCGGTGCTCGAAGCCCAGGTGGAGGGCATCTCGGCCTATCGCCTGGCCAACGGCCTGCAGGTGCTGCTGATTGCAGACGCGTCCAAACCCACCACCACGGTCAACATGACGTACCGGGTTGGATCGCGCCACGAGAACTACGGCGAAACCGGCATGGCGCACCTGCTCGAGCACATGCTGTTCAAGGGCACGCCGCGGCATCCCCAGGTCTGGAGCGAGTTCAACAAGCGGGGCTTCCGAGCCAACGGCAGCACCTGGTTCGATCGCACCAACTACTTCGCCAGCTTCTCGGCGAACGACGACAACCTGCGCTGGTACCTCGACTGGCAGGCCGATGCGATGGTCAACAGCTTCATCGCGCGCAAGGACCTCGACAGCGAGATGACGGTGGTGCGCAACGAGATGGAGATGGGGGAGAACAACCCCAGCCGCATCCTGTTCGAGAAGACGCTGGCCACCATGTACCAGTGGCACAACTACGGCAAATCCACCATCGGCGCCCGCACCGACGTCGAGGGCGTCGACATCGGCCAGCTGCAGGCGTTCTACCGGCGCCACTACCAGCCGGACAACGCCACGCTCATCATCTCGGGCAAGTTCGATCCGGCCAAGGTGCTGGGTTGGGTGCAGGCGTCATTCGGCCGCATCCCGAAGCCCACGCGCACGCTGTCCACCGACTACACGCTGGATCCGGTACAGGATGGCGAACGTGCCGTGACGCTGCGGCGCGTCGGCGGTGTGCCGCTGGTGTACGCGGGCTACCACGTCATGCCGGGCGCGCATGCCGACTATGCGGCCATCGAGTTGCTGTCCATCATCCTGGGTGACACCCCTTCCGGCCGACTGCACCGCGCCCTGACCGAGCAACAGCTGGCGGCCGGGGTGTTCGCCTTCTCCGAAGGACTGAAGGACCCCGGCTTCATGCTGCTGGGCGCGCAACTGGGCCCCGAGCAGGACGTCGCCGCCGCGCGCACCGCGCTCACGCAGGCGGTCGAGTCCTTCCGTTCGCAGCCCGTCACCGCGGAAGAGCTGGCCCGCGCCCGCGCCAAGTGGCTCAAGGCCTGGGATGCCGGCTTCTCCGATCCCCAGCACGTCGGTGTGGCCCTGTCCGAGGCGGTGGCCCAGGGCGACTGGCGGCTGTTCTTCCTCACGCGTGACCGGGTGAAGGCGATCTCGCTGGACGACGTGCAACGTGTGGCGCGCAGCGTCTTCCTGACGTCCAACCGGACGCTGGGCGAATACCACCCGACGGCCTCGCCCGAGCGGGCGCCTCAGCCTGTGGCGGTCGATGTGGCGCGCGAGTTGCGCAGCTTCAAGCCGCAGGTGGCCGAGGCCCAGGCGGAAGCCTTCGACGCCAGCCCCGCCAACATCGATGCCCGCACGCAGCGGTCCACGCTGCCCTCCGGCATGAATGTGGCGCTGCTGCCCAAGTCGACCCGGGGACAGGCCGTCAAGGCCAACCTGACGCTGCGCTTCGGTACGGCCGACACGCTGCGCGACTGGGATGTCACACCCGAGGCGCTGGCCGCCTTGCTCGACAAGGGCACCGCCGAACTGAGCCGACAGCAGTTCCAGGATCGGCTCGATGCTCTGCAGGCCGAGGTCGGTTTTGCGGCTGGCCCCGGGCAGATCCAGGTCAGCATGTCGACCCGTCGCGAGCATCTCCCCGAACTGGTGAAGCTGGTGTCGCAGGCGCTGCGTCGCCCGGCCCTGCCTGCGCCTTCGCTGGAAGAGGTGCGTCGCCAGGCGCTGGCCGCGGTGGCCGAGCAGCGCAAGGAGCCGGAAGCCCTGTTGCAGGAAGCCCTGGCGCGCCATGGCAACCCCTATCCGAAGGGCGACGTCCGGTATGCGCCGACATTTGCCGAAACCGAAAGCTGGTGGCGCGAACTGGCGCTCCAGCGTGTCCAGGAATTCCATCGGCGTTTTGTGTCAGCCAGCCACGCGCAATTTGCCGCGGTGGGCGATTTCGACGCGCAGGCGGTGTCACAGGCGCTTTCCGAGGGATTCGGGGATTGGCGCGGCGCAGAGCCGTTCGAGCGCGTGCCCGACCCGCTGGTGCCCCTTCCGGCCGCCAACCTGAAAATTGCCACGCCCGACAAGCAGAATGCCGCCATGTCCGTGCTGCTGCCCGTGCCGCTGCAGGACACCGATGCCGATTACCCGGCCTTCATGCTGGCCAATCACCTGCTCGGCTCGGGTGGCGATTCGCGGCTGTGGAACCGCATCCGCGAAAAGGATGGCCTGTCGTACAACGTCTACAGCGCGGTGCAATGGAACCCGCTGGAGCGCCATTCGGAATGGACCGCTGCCGCGATCTTCGCGCCGCAGAATCGCGACAGGGTGGAGGCGGCTTTCCGCGAGGAACTGACGCGTGCCCTGGCGCAAGGCTTCACCCAGGCCGAATTCGAGGCCGGCAAGCGCGGCTTGCTGAATTTCCGTCGCCTGGCGCGTGCGCAGGATGCGCGCCTGTCTGCCGCACTCGCATCCAACCTGTATCTCTCTCGCGGATTTGACGTGGCCGCGCGGGTGGACGCGCAACTCGAAGCCTTGACGCTCGACCAGGTGAACGCGGCATTGCGGCGTTACTTGAAACCGTCCGACCTTGTGATGGGGTGGGCCGGGGATTTCAAGGACGCTCGCCCGAAGCCCTGA
- a CDS encoding HlyD family secretion protein, with protein MSSPQPPRSRLRILALGAAAAVVVGGFVAWQGLQPEPLPAGIASGNGRLEGTEIDVAARTGGRVKAVLVQEGDDVEAGQAVAEMDTDTLQADLRRAQAQLAQSRQAAETAEALQAQRQQAIATAEAVVGQRQAEVSLAARQLERARELVAKGFLPPQQLDQAQAAHEGARAALGAARSQVAEARAALTTLRSQRAEAGSAIEAAQAAEARVQADLADTVLRAPRGGRVQVKAAQPGEVLGGGARVLSLVDLSDVYMTFFLPEAAAGRLALGAEARLVLDAAPQYVIPASVSYVASVAQFTPKTVETHDERQKLVFKVRARIDPALLARYRNQVKTGMPGMAYVRVDSQTPWPARLAVALPPERAPALPASSASQP; from the coding sequence ATGAGCAGTCCGCAGCCCCCTCGCTCCCGCCTTCGCATTCTTGCCTTGGGCGCTGCCGCCGCAGTGGTGGTGGGGGGCTTTGTAGCCTGGCAGGGGCTGCAACCCGAGCCGCTGCCTGCCGGCATCGCGAGCGGCAACGGCCGGCTCGAGGGCACGGAGATCGACGTGGCTGCCCGCACAGGGGGCCGCGTGAAGGCGGTGCTGGTGCAGGAAGGTGACGACGTGGAAGCCGGCCAGGCGGTGGCCGAGATGGACACCGACACGCTGCAGGCCGATCTGCGCCGCGCTCAGGCCCAACTGGCCCAAAGCCGACAGGCCGCGGAAACCGCAGAGGCCTTGCAGGCGCAGCGTCAGCAGGCGATTGCCACGGCAGAAGCCGTGGTGGGGCAACGTCAGGCCGAGGTGTCGCTGGCGGCGCGACAGCTGGAGCGCGCGCGCGAACTGGTGGCCAAGGGCTTTCTGCCGCCGCAGCAACTGGACCAGGCCCAGGCCGCGCACGAAGGCGCAAGGGCCGCACTGGGTGCGGCGCGCTCACAGGTGGCCGAAGCCCGCGCGGCGCTGACCACGCTGCGCTCTCAGCGAGCCGAGGCCGGCTCGGCCATCGAGGCCGCCCAGGCTGCCGAGGCCCGCGTGCAGGCCGATCTGGCCGACACGGTGTTGCGGGCCCCGCGCGGGGGCCGCGTACAGGTCAAGGCTGCGCAACCGGGCGAGGTGCTGGGCGGCGGTGCGCGGGTGCTGTCGCTGGTCGACCTCAGCGACGTCTACATGACCTTTTTCCTGCCCGAGGCCGCAGCAGGCCGCCTGGCCCTGGGCGCCGAAGCCCGGCTGGTGCTCGACGCCGCGCCGCAATATGTGATCCCCGCGTCGGTGTCGTACGTGGCCAGCGTCGCGCAGTTCACGCCCAAGACGGTCGAGACGCACGACGAGCGCCAGAAGCTGGTCTTCAAGGTGCGCGCCCGCATCGACCCGGCGCTGTTGGCGCGCTACCGCAACCAGGTGAAGACCGGCATGCCCGGCATGGCCTATGTGCGGGTGGACAGTCAGACGCCCTGGCCGGCCCGATTGGCGGTGGCCCTGCCGCCCGAGCGCGCCCCGGCCCTGCCCGCATCATCGGCCAGCCAGCCCTGA
- the rbbA gene encoding ribosome-associated ATPase/putative transporter RbbA: MHDDVVARFEQVGYRHGKTVALNDINLALPGGRTVALIGPDGVGKSTLLALLAGARRIQQGRVTVLGGDMASARVRRSRCPQIAYMPQGLGRNLYPTLSVQENVDFFGRLFGHGAQERQRRIAELLAATGLAPFADRPAGKLSGGMKQKLGLCCALIHDPDLLVLDEPTTGVDPLSRRQFWELIDHIRSRRPGMSVIVATAYMEEAERFDHLVAMDAGLVLAEGTPAEILARTGTTGLEQAFLALLPDARRGDHRALTVPPLRGDHRDIAIEADNLTCRFGDFTAVDRVSFRIRQGEIFGFLGSNGCGKSTTMKMLTGLLPATEGRAALFGRPVNANDLNVRRRVGYMSQGFSLYGELTVRQNLDLHARLFHVPADAREARIDEMLTRFGLHDVADALPAALPLGGRQRLSLAVAVVHKPDMLILDEPTSGVDPVARDAFWALMVELSRRDGVTLFISTHFMNEAQRCDRISLMHAGRVLASGTPDELTASKGRDRLEDAFIDYLLEAQGGADTADAPPPATAASATPAAPASEAPAAELPARPPAPAPRTRGWSLARMMSFAHRESLELRRDPIRLTLALLGTVLLMIIMGYGISMDVQDLRYAVLDRDQTPASRDYTLNFSGSPWFIEQPPLQNDADLDRRLRNGEISVALEIPPGFARDVSRGRPVAIGVWIDGAMPQRAETISGYVQGLHTGYLAEQARLRGMDTTPAAQVEVRYRYNPEVRSIVAMVPAVIPILLIFIPAMLAALAVVREKEMGSIVNLYVTPATRLEFLLGKQLPYIATGMVNFLLMTALAVTVFGVPFKGSFLALTLAALLYVTAATGLGLFMSSFTGSQIAAIFGTSLATMLPAVQFSGLINPVSSLEGLAWWIGHSYPTGPFLTISRGTYSKALGLVDLWPSFLPLLAIIPLLTVATVMLLKKQDT, from the coding sequence ATGCACGACGACGTGGTCGCGCGCTTCGAGCAGGTCGGCTACCGCCACGGCAAGACGGTCGCGCTGAACGACATCAACCTGGCGCTGCCCGGTGGCCGCACGGTGGCCCTGATCGGCCCGGACGGCGTGGGCAAGTCCACCCTGCTGGCCTTGCTGGCCGGCGCGCGGCGCATTCAGCAGGGGCGCGTGACGGTGCTGGGCGGCGACATGGCGAGCGCGCGCGTGCGCCGCAGCCGCTGTCCGCAGATCGCCTACATGCCGCAGGGACTGGGTCGCAACCTCTACCCCACCCTGTCGGTGCAGGAGAACGTCGACTTCTTCGGTCGGCTCTTCGGGCATGGCGCGCAGGAGCGCCAACGTCGCATCGCCGAGCTGCTGGCCGCCACCGGGCTGGCGCCCTTTGCCGACCGGCCGGCCGGCAAGCTCTCGGGCGGGATGAAGCAGAAGCTGGGGCTGTGCTGCGCCCTCATCCACGACCCGGATCTGCTGGTGCTCGATGAGCCCACCACGGGCGTGGACCCGCTGTCGCGCCGGCAGTTCTGGGAGCTGATCGACCACATCCGCAGCCGGCGGCCGGGCATGAGCGTGATCGTGGCCACGGCCTACATGGAAGAAGCCGAGCGCTTCGACCACCTCGTGGCCATGGACGCCGGGCTCGTGCTCGCCGAGGGCACCCCGGCGGAGATCCTGGCCCGCACGGGCACCACCGGGCTCGAGCAGGCCTTCCTGGCCCTGCTGCCCGACGCCCGGCGCGGTGACCATCGCGCCCTCACGGTGCCACCGCTGCGCGGCGACCACCGCGACATCGCGATCGAAGCGGACAACCTGACCTGCCGCTTCGGCGATTTCACGGCGGTCGACCGCGTGAGCTTCCGCATCCGGCAGGGCGAAATCTTCGGCTTCCTGGGCTCGAACGGTTGCGGCAAGAGCACCACGATGAAGATGCTCACCGGCCTGCTGCCCGCCACCGAGGGGCGCGCGGCGCTGTTCGGCCGCCCGGTGAACGCCAACGACCTGAACGTGCGTCGGCGCGTGGGCTACATGTCGCAGGGCTTCTCGCTGTACGGCGAGCTGACGGTGCGCCAGAACCTCGATCTGCACGCACGGCTCTTCCATGTGCCGGCCGACGCCCGCGAAGCGCGGATCGACGAGATGCTGACGCGCTTCGGCCTGCACGACGTGGCCGATGCCCTGCCCGCTGCGCTGCCCCTGGGTGGGCGACAGCGGCTGTCGCTGGCGGTGGCGGTGGTGCACAAGCCCGACATGCTCATCCTGGACGAGCCGACCTCGGGCGTGGACCCGGTGGCGCGCGATGCGTTCTGGGCGCTGATGGTCGAGCTCTCGCGTCGGGATGGCGTGACGCTGTTCATCTCCACGCATTTCATGAACGAGGCGCAGCGGTGCGACCGCATCTCGCTGATGCACGCCGGGCGGGTGCTGGCCAGCGGCACGCCGGATGAGCTGACCGCCAGCAAAGGGCGCGACAGGCTGGAAGACGCCTTCATCGACTACCTGCTGGAGGCGCAGGGCGGTGCGGACACGGCGGACGCGCCACCTCCTGCAACCGCTGCGTCCGCGACGCCCGCGGCACCCGCGTCAGAAGCGCCCGCGGCAGAACTGCCAGCCCGGCCACCGGCGCCCGCCCCCCGCACCCGCGGCTGGAGCCTGGCTCGCATGATGAGCTTCGCCCACCGCGAATCACTCGAACTGCGCCGCGACCCCATCCGCCTCACGCTGGCCCTGCTGGGCACCGTGCTGCTGATGATCATCATGGGCTACGGCATCAGCATGGACGTGCAAGACCTGCGCTACGCCGTGCTCGACCGCGACCAGACCCCGGCCAGCCGCGACTACACGCTGAACTTTTCGGGCTCGCCGTGGTTCATCGAGCAGCCCCCGCTGCAGAACGACGCCGACCTCGACCGCCGCCTGCGCAACGGCGAGATCAGCGTGGCCCTCGAGATCCCGCCCGGTTTTGCACGCGATGTCTCACGCGGCCGCCCCGTGGCCATCGGCGTGTGGATCGACGGCGCCATGCCGCAGCGCGCCGAGACCATCTCCGGCTATGTGCAGGGGCTGCACACGGGCTACCTCGCTGAACAGGCCCGGCTGCGCGGCATGGACACCACGCCGGCCGCGCAGGTCGAGGTGCGCTACCGCTACAACCCCGAGGTGCGCAGCATCGTCGCCATGGTGCCCGCCGTGATCCCGATCCTGCTGATCTTCATCCCCGCCATGCTGGCGGCACTGGCCGTGGTGCGCGAAAAGGAGATGGGCTCCATCGTCAACCTCTACGTCACCCCGGCCACCCGGCTGGAGTTCCTGCTCGGCAAGCAGCTGCCCTACATCGCCACGGGCATGGTCAACTTCCTGCTGATGACGGCCCTGGCCGTGACGGTGTTCGGCGTGCCGTTCAAGGGCAGCTTCCTTGCACTCACGCTCGCCGCCCTGCTCTACGTCACCGCGGCCACCGGGCTGGGGCTGTTCATGTCCTCGTTCACGGGCAGCCAGATCGCCGCCATCTTCGGCACCTCGCTGGCCACCATGCTGCCCGCCGTGCAGTTCTCCGGCCTGATCAACCCGGTGTCCTCGCTGGAGGGGCTCGCCTGGTGGATCGGCCACAGCTACCCCACCGGTCCCTTCCTCACCATCAGCCGCGGCACCTACAGCAAGGCGCTCGGTCTGGTCGACCTGTGGCCGTCCTTCCTGCCCTTGCTGGCCATCATCCCGCTGCTCACGGTCGCCACCGTGATGCTGCTCAAGAAGCAGGACACATGA
- a CDS encoding ABC transporter permease: protein MSSLVHIWQLGLKELRSLWRERLLLAFVLWAFTGAIYTAAKGAPDRLHRAPLAVVDEDRTPLSGRITEAFYPPTFMPPAHIDLREMDAGMDAGRYTFVLNIPPGFQRDVLAGRSPAIQLNVDATQMSQAFVGAGYIQSIALGEVNEYLQRERTQSVPPVDLAMRVRFNPSMNDSWFMGVMELMSNVTMLSIILTGAALIREREHGTIEHLLVLPLRPIEIMLAKVWSMALVVLVATAASLYVIVQGALGMPISGSVPLFLVGCALHLFATTSMGIYLGTVARSMPQLGLLMILVLLPLQMLSGGQTPRENMPDIVANIMLAAPTTHFVSLAQAILYRGAGVTIVWPQLAAIAAIGTVFFAGALWRFRAAVSRMQT, encoded by the coding sequence ATGAGCAGCCTCGTCCACATCTGGCAACTGGGGCTGAAGGAACTGCGCAGCCTGTGGCGCGAGCGCCTGCTGCTGGCCTTCGTGCTGTGGGCCTTCACCGGCGCCATCTACACCGCCGCCAAAGGCGCCCCGGACCGCCTGCACCGCGCGCCGCTGGCCGTGGTCGATGAAGACCGCACCCCGCTGTCCGGCCGCATCACCGAGGCCTTCTACCCGCCCACCTTCATGCCGCCCGCGCACATCGACCTGCGCGAGATGGATGCCGGCATGGACGCCGGCCGCTACACCTTCGTGCTCAACATCCCGCCCGGCTTTCAGCGCGACGTGCTGGCCGGCCGCAGCCCCGCCATCCAGCTCAATGTGGACGCCACACAGATGAGCCAGGCCTTTGTCGGCGCGGGCTACATCCAGAGCATCGCGCTGGGCGAGGTCAACGAATACCTGCAGCGCGAACGCACCCAGTCCGTGCCCCCGGTGGACCTGGCGATGCGGGTGCGCTTCAACCCGTCGATGAACGACAGCTGGTTCATGGGCGTGATGGAGCTGATGAGCAACGTCACCATGCTCTCCATCATCCTGACCGGTGCCGCGCTGATCCGCGAGCGCGAGCACGGCACGATCGAACACCTGCTGGTGCTGCCGCTGCGCCCGATCGAGATCATGCTGGCCAAGGTCTGGTCCATGGCGCTCGTGGTGCTGGTGGCCACGGCCGCGTCCTTGTACGTGATCGTGCAGGGCGCCCTCGGCATGCCGATCTCGGGCTCGGTGCCGCTGTTCCTGGTGGGCTGCGCGCTGCACCTGTTTGCCACCACGTCCATGGGCATCTACCTGGGCACGGTGGCCCGTTCGATGCCGCAGCTGGGCCTGTTGATGATCCTGGTGCTGCTGCCGCTGCAGATGCTGTCCGGCGGCCAGACGCCACGCGAGAACATGCCCGACATCGTGGCCAACATCATGCTCGCCGCCCCCACCACCCACTTCGTGAGCCTGGCGCAAGCCATTCTGTACCGCGGTGCAGGCGTCACCATCGTCTGGCCGCAGCTGGCCGCCATCGCCGCCATCGGCACCGTGTTCTTCGCTGGCGCCCTGTGGCGCTTCCGCGCGGCCGTCAGCCGCATGCAGACCTGA
- the ftsH gene encoding ATP-dependent zinc metalloprotease FtsH, whose translation MPTSPPPRPTPPSGDTPRPPFSGPNLWYIVMALLVALWVREVWVGSTQVQAMPYSELMDRVKAGEVASLRVSSNLIEGELKKPLPDGRQRFVATRVDPALAEALSQHGVRVEGVIESTWLRDFLSWVLPVLLLFGLWNLLAKRMMGGGGLGGMMGVGRSKARVHAERDITVTFDDVAGVDEAKAELRESVDFLKHPQAYGRLGARMPKGILLLGPPGTGKTLLARAMAGEAGVPFFSINGSEFVEMFVGVGAARVRDLFEQAREAAPAIVFIDELDALGKARGAGMLGGHDEKEQTLDQLLAEMDGFDPSAGVVILGATNRPEVLDPALLRAGRFDRQVLVDRPDRQGRIDILRVHLRKVKLGPDVDPDAVAALTPGFAGADLANLVNEAALLATRRQAEAVEAQDFTAAVERIVAGLEKRQRVLNEPERRTVAYHEMGHALLALSLPGADPVHKISIIPRGIGALGYTLQRPSEDRFLQTRRELLNRMVVLLGGRAAEDLVMGDISSGAADDLQKVTEIARDMVMRLGMSSQLGQVAYERPHHAFLGPAADGIGSPRLHSEATAEQIDAAVRQLVDEAYQRARALLDARRALLDEGAAMLLARETLTEADLTTLAQAARALPA comes from the coding sequence ATGCCCACCTCACCGCCTCCTCGCCCCACGCCACCCTCTGGCGACACACCCCGCCCGCCCTTCTCCGGCCCCAACCTCTGGTACATCGTGATGGCCCTGCTCGTGGCCCTGTGGGTGCGCGAGGTCTGGGTCGGCAGCACCCAGGTGCAGGCCATGCCCTACAGCGAGCTCATGGACCGCGTGAAGGCCGGCGAAGTGGCCAGCCTGCGCGTGTCGAGCAACCTCATCGAAGGCGAGCTGAAGAAGCCCCTGCCCGACGGCCGCCAGCGCTTTGTGGCCACCCGGGTCGATCCGGCCCTGGCCGAAGCCCTGTCCCAGCACGGCGTGCGCGTGGAAGGTGTCATCGAAAGCACCTGGCTGCGCGACTTCCTTTCATGGGTGCTGCCGGTGCTGTTGCTGTTCGGGCTGTGGAACCTGTTGGCCAAACGCATGATGGGCGGCGGCGGTCTGGGCGGCATGATGGGCGTGGGCCGCAGCAAGGCCCGCGTGCACGCCGAGCGCGACATCACGGTCACCTTCGACGACGTCGCCGGCGTGGACGAGGCCAAAGCCGAGCTGCGCGAATCCGTCGATTTCCTGAAGCACCCGCAGGCCTACGGCCGCCTGGGCGCCCGCATGCCCAAGGGCATCCTGCTGCTCGGCCCACCCGGCACCGGCAAGACGCTGCTGGCCCGCGCCATGGCCGGCGAGGCGGGCGTGCCCTTCTTCTCCATCAACGGCTCCGAGTTCGTCGAGATGTTCGTCGGCGTGGGCGCCGCCCGCGTGCGCGACCTGTTCGAGCAGGCCCGCGAAGCCGCGCCCGCCATCGTCTTCATCGACGAGCTCGATGCCCTCGGCAAGGCCCGTGGCGCCGGCATGCTGGGCGGCCACGACGAAAAGGAACAGACGCTCGACCAGCTGCTGGCCGAAATGGACGGCTTCGACCCGAGTGCCGGCGTCGTGATCCTGGGCGCCACCAACCGCCCAGAAGTGCTCGACCCCGCCCTGCTGCGCGCCGGCCGTTTCGATCGCCAGGTGCTGGTCGACCGCCCCGACCGCCAGGGCCGCATCGACATCCTGCGCGTGCACCTGCGCAAGGTGAAGCTCGGCCCCGATGTCGACCCCGATGCCGTCGCCGCGCTCACCCCCGGCTTCGCGGGCGCCGACCTCGCCAACCTGGTCAACGAAGCGGCGCTGCTGGCCACCCGCCGCCAGGCCGAGGCGGTCGAAGCGCAGGATTTCACCGCCGCGGTCGAACGCATCGTGGCCGGTCTGGAGAAGCGCCAGCGCGTGCTCAACGAGCCCGAGCGCCGCACCGTGGCGTACCACGAGATGGGGCATGCCCTGCTCGCGCTGTCCCTGCCCGGCGCCGACCCGGTCCACAAGATCTCCATCATTCCGCGCGGCATCGGCGCGCTGGGCTACACCCTGCAGCGCCCCAGCGAAGACCGCTTCCTGCAGACACGGCGGGAACTGCTCAATCGCATGGTGGTGCTGCTCGGTGGGCGCGCCGCCGAAGACCTGGTGATGGGCGACATCTCCAGCGGCGCGGCCGACGACCTGCAGAAGGTGACGGAGATCGCGCGGGACATGGTGATGCGCCTGGGCATGTCATCTCAGCTGGGCCAGGTGGCCTACGAGCGGCCCCACCACGCCTTCCTGGGCCCGGCGGCCGATGGCATCGGCTCACCGCGCCTGCACAGCGAAGCCACCGCCGAACAGATCGACGCGGCGGTGCGCCAGCTGGTGGACGAGGCCTACCAGCGCGCCCGCGCCTTGCTGGATGCCCGCCGCGCGCTGCTCGATGAAGGGGCCGCGATGCTGCTGGCCCGCGAAACACTCACCGAGGCGGATCTGACGACACTGGCGCAGGCTGCGCGCGCGCTTCCCGCCTGA